Proteins encoded together in one Urocitellus parryii isolate mUroPar1 chromosome 3, mUroPar1.hap1, whole genome shotgun sequence window:
- the Prkab1 gene encoding 5'-AMP-activated protein kinase subunit beta-1 — protein MGNTSSERAALERQGGHKTPRRDSSGGTKDGDRPKILMDSPEDADLFHSEEIKAPEKEEFLAWQHDLEVNDKAPAQARPTVFRWTGGGKEVYLSGSFNNWSKLPLTRSHNNFVAILDLPEGEHQYKFFVDGQWTHDPSEPIVTSQLGTVNNIIQVKKTDFEVFDALMVDSQKCSDVSELSSSPPGPYHQEPYVSKPEERFKAPPILPPHLLQVILNKDTGISCDPALLPEPNHVMLNHLYALSIKDGVMVLSATHRYKKKYVTTLLYKPI, from the exons ATGGGCAACACCAGCAGCGAGCGCGCCGCGCTGGAGCGGCAGGGTGGGCATAAGACACCCCGGAGGGACAGCTCCGGGGGCACCAAGGATGGGGACAGACCCAAGATCCTGATGGACAGCCCCGAGGACGCCGACCTCTTCCACTCGGAGGAAATCAAG GCTCCAGAGAAGGAGGAGTTCCTGGCCTGGCAGCATGATCTGGAAGTGAATGATAAAGCTCCTGCCCAGGCTCGGCCAACGGTGTTTCGATGGAcagggggaggaaaggaagttTACTTATCTGGGTCCTTCAACAATTGGAGTAAACTTCCCCTCACAAGAAG CCACAATAACTTTGTAGCCATCCTGGATCTGCCTGAAGGAGAGCATCAGTACAAGTTCTTTGTGGATGGTCAGTGGACACACGACCCTTCTGAG CCAATAGTAACCAGCCAGCTTGGCACAGTTAACAACATCATTCAAGTGAAGAAAACTGACTTTGAAGTATTTGATGCTTTAATGGTGGATTCCCAAAAGTGCTCCGATGTGTCTG AACTGTCCAGTTCCCCGCCAGGACCCTACCATCAGGAGCCCTATGTCTCCAAACCAGAAGAACGTTTCAAAGCACCACCTATCCTCCCTCCGCATCTGCTTCAGGTCATCCTGAACAAGGACACGGGGATTTCT TGTGATCCAGCTTTGCTTCCTGAGCCCAATCACGTCATGTTGAACCACCTTTATGCACTTTCTATCAAG gACGGAGTGATGGTGCTCAGCGCAACCCACCGGTACAAGAAGAAGTACGTCACCACCTTGTTATACAAGCCCATATGA